The Nicotiana sylvestris chromosome 6, ASM39365v2, whole genome shotgun sequence genomic sequence TAACTAGTGTGGCCTCTGCTCCTGGAAAGGTTCTAATGACTGGAGGTTATCTTGTTTTGGAGAGGCCAAATGCTGGTATTGTACTGAGTACAAATGCTCGTTTTTATGCTATTGTGAAGCCACTTTACGAGGAAATTAAACCTGAAAGTTGGGCATGGGTGAGTGATATTTTCCGCACTAAAGTGGATAATCATTGATCAGAAGTCAGTTCaataattttctttttctcttatcaaGAAACTCTTTTGCATTAGTTTTTCCTCTGTAAAGTAGAGTATAAACTACCCGTTTCTTTCTTATACTTTTTCAGGCATGGGCAGATGTTAAATTGACTTCTCCTCAGATGGCCAGAGAAACTATGTACAAATTGTCTCTTAAGCATTTAAAACTTCAAGCTGTCTCTTCCAGGCAAGTAGTGTAAATCTCAGAATTCATACCTTCTCTATTGGAGGATCTATCATTATTTTGTTCTGTTTCTTTCTGAATCCAATGAGATTTTTTATTTAAGTAATAAGGACATTTGATACTTGAATGATTGATCTGTTTCCTTATTACAAGAAATAAATGTCCAGTAATGCAATAACTATTATGTTTGTTTAATCTCAGTGAATCAAGAAACCCCTTTGTAGAACATGCAGTGGAATATGCCATAGCAGCAGCCCATGCAACATTTGACAAAGATAAGAAGGATATATTACATAAACTACTTCTGAGAGGTAACTTCTGACACTTTACTCTTTTGCCTTTCTTTCCTGAAGATGAGATTGATCAATGGATTTAAATTCCTTTTTTGAAAAATCAATCTCTCAACTGTATTAGTCATGCAGGTCTTGATATAACAATCTTGGGTTGCAATGAGTTCTATTCGTATCGGAATCAGGTAGTCCTCCTTTGCAGCCTACATATTCCCAATATGACATGTAATTAGAGATATATACTTATTACTTGTGAGTTTGGGTTGTTATTTTAGCATGGACTTAATGTAAAATCGGATAATCTGACATTCTATAATGTAGTTTGTGGAAGCTGTCGAATCATAAGATTCATGTCCAACAAATTTCTTTATTACACCCTCTGATCCATTTGTCCCGCGACAATCTTTACTCGAGCCTAAGCTTACATTTCTTCTTGTAGTAGTAGTTAAAAGTTTGGTCGGATGataaggaaaaaaaatcaaatcatttgttgaaattaaaatttgattgaTTTTGAATACTTGAGTGATGTGAATGTCGCATAGCAAACTATTGTGTAAAAGTGTGCCAAACATTTTCTGGATTTGCCAAAATAGAATGTCTCACATATATCAGGATGGAGGGAGTATTGAAACACTGCCATATTGCCATATTAGTTGTGCAATCTGAGCTTTGCCAAATTGCTCAGATGGTTTCAAAGAAAAAGGTACTACTTCGATGGCTCAGTCCAAATTAAGTAATCTAAGTTAAATATTTGTATCAGACAGACAAATTGCTCGAGTAATGTTTGGCCAAAAATATTCTGATGTTAAAAAATGGTAGACAAGTCAAAAAGTGCTATGCTATAATGTTTCAGTTACCTTTATGAAGATAATGGTTTTAGTTACATAAGACCTGCttgattaaataaaatattgATGTTCAAATCACATGCATTTTACATCAAAGTCAAACTAGAATAGTTGAATTTGGTTGATGCCACTTCCTTCCTTCTTTGGTACTACTTAATAAATGAGCATAGTACAAGAAATAGCAGTGGTCTTTGATATGGGGATTTTACTGTGGCTGGGATTCATCAACTTGGATGCATCCTTTTTCATAGTTTAATGACTGAATCGGTTCAAGTTTCTTTTTGGAAGCCTCAGTTGCACAAGTTAAAATTTAATAAAAGACATAGCAAAAGCTTTTATtatctccttttctttttgttgtaaGATAGTTGACACTATTCTGTTAAATACTTCTTGTAGATTGAAGCGCGTGGGCTCCCTCTTACACCTGAGTCATTGGCTTCCCTTCCACCTTTTACCTCAATCACTTTTAATGCAAAAGATTCAATTGGAGAAAATCGGAAGCCTGAAGTTGCAAAAACTGGATTGGGGTCATCAGCAGCTATGACAACAGCAGTTGTTGCTGCTTTGCTTCATTATCTTGGTGTTGTTAATCTCTCCTCTTTCACTGAGGATCAATACCACGGAAGGAAAGATGCTAGTAATCTTGATATTGTTCATGTGATAGCTCAAACTGCCCACTGCATTGCACAGGGTAAAGTTGGCAGCGGGTTTGACGTTAGTTCTGCAGTTTATGGCAGCCAACGCTATGTGCGGTTTTCACCTGAAGTGCTTTCTTCTGCTCAGGTGTTTCTCGCCTGTCCGATTTTTTTAATCAATTCAGTATCACCGTTTAACAATAGAAGGGATGATATGCTCTAATTTAGGCTTGAGTGTAAGTTGGCAACTGGAAAAATGAAAACAGTGGGGCCTAGGttgatatattttttaaattttaatctGCCAAAGACTTCTTCTCCTTTGAAGTTCACGGTAAGTCCATGTCAGAACTCAAATACCTTATTGAACTGAGAAGTGATAATTAAAGTTGATACTCTTTACAAAATGAGATAActtcatataaaaatatacataaattacaTAGTTCAGGTGCTGTTTTTAGCACCAGAAGGTGCTATTCTTCTGTTTATTGTTAACTTTGATAGAATGACACTGTTCGGATTAGTCATGGCACAAATAAGGACAGCAAGGTGCAAAACTAATGCAGGGCTAGGCATGAAGTCTTGAGGAAGTGGTACCAAAGTATAAGCTGACAATAGTTCTTTCCTTGCAAAGTAAAGTTTTGGTGGAACTAAGTTGACTTGAGAACAACCCCTTGGTTCCTCTATGCCTTTAAGCCTTTAACTCAGAGACCTGGTAAAACTTGCTTTAGACTATTGACATAGGTGCTAAGGCAAAAAACTAGCGTGGTCACTTGAGGCTCTGTTTATGCCCACAGAATTATAATTATCTatggttattttcttgaattaaaaGAACAAAAAGGGTTAGAAGGGAGCTGAAATTAAGATATTATCCGCTGTTGGAGATGTTGGTCATTTGCATACATCAAGCCCAGTAGTCAGAAATTCACATGACCTACTCTCTAGTAAGTTTCTAGAACCACCTCTAACCAAAACTGTAACGGAATCTCAGATTTGGTCTTACAAAGTACCTAAAAAGGTCAGCCATTTTGGTATCTAGTCTAAAGTTAATGTCGGGGGTGAGGGGCAGTTGTATGATACGCGAGCCTTTTCTTTATCTATTTGCCAAACTACTTTGGTTAAAGTCATCCATCTAGATCAGTTTTCTTTGTCAGCAGATCCAACAGAGACGCTTGTCATTTCAGGTGAGAGATTACATTTTTTATTTCATTCTGTGGCAAAAATGCAAAGGTCTGGAGCAAGGATTTCTGTTGTTAGTTGTTTATTTGAACTGTTCATACCTTCACAGTAATTAAGGAATGATAGCTTACGTGCCAGGCGAAGCTTATGGGACATGTGATGCCTTCTCCTATTAGTAGTTTGCTTTAACTTGAAGGAAGAGTTGACAAGATGGAGTAGCTCAAGTGGAAGACCCTCCACCTCCGACCTCAATATTGGAGTTCGAGTCACCAAAAGAGCAAAGTGGGGAAGGGCCACTATTGACTCCGGGGAGGGAAGATGGGGAATGGGTAGGTGTAGGTTAACCATACAGGAAAAATAGCATAAAGGAAAAGCTTTAGTAATGAAAAGATAGTAGTGTATGGAGTTAAGAAATACTGCAAGTTTTGCTTCTTATTTTTATTGAATCTAGTTTTCAAACTGTTCTGACttgttaactattttggatttgCAGAATGCAGGTATGGCAACACCACTAACAGAAGTCATTGATGATGTCCTAAAAGCCAAGTGGGACCATGAGAGGACCAAGTTTTCATTGCCTCCACTGATGACTCTAGTGAGTCTGATAAATGATATTTCATATTCTCTTGAACATTTGTCTGGTTGACTGTGAGCAATTTCTTATCTGCTGCCAGTAAACTGGATGATAAAAGAAATCTGATTTACCTGCTAATCATACATTTCAAGTACCACTACTTCTAATTGAACAGCTTTTCATCCTTTTTTGACCTCCATGCTCGTTGTTGACTGGACATAAGATTGGTTATCAGGCTCGAACAACAAACAAGTTGCATACGTCAACTCCTTAATGTTGTTGTTAAATATAGATACTTTTTGCTGGTGCCTAgagctacaacaacaacaacaacccagtagaatcccactagtggggtatggggagggtagagtatacgtagaccttacccctacccggaggggtagagaggctgtttccgggagATAATGGTGCCTAGGGCTAAACACACAAATTTTGTTTCGTTAGGATTAAGTGTTTCTTCAACTGTGGTGGTTATTTTATCTTTTCTTGGAAGGTCACTGATGCTACTTATCATGCTTTTACTAGCCACTTTAATGGGATTCTTTGCCGTGGCCGTATAAACATTAAGATTGAAGATGTATCCTGTCTAAAAATTTTTGACCTTATGCTAGCCTACTATTATGGattctgtcttgttttttggAGGCACTCTACTATACTCTACTGCCACAGAATTTGACTCATCATTACTATGTCAATTGCCTGTGGTGCATGTTGTTTCTTCTTTTAAGTTGCTGAAATTGATTGCTAAGCGTCTTGCAGTTACTTGGAGAACCAGGCAGTGGAGGATCTTCTACCCCATCAATGGTTGGTGCTGTTAAGAGATGGCAGAAATCTGATCCTCAGAGTTCTCTAGAAACATGGAGAAAGTTGTCAGAAGGAAACTCTGCCCTGGAAATGCACCTTAATACCTTATGTAAGTTGGCAGAAAGGAACTACAATGTTTATGAATGCGTCATCAATGCCTGCAGCCTGCTTACTGCAGAAAAGGTAAAACTCTTTTGGTCAAAACTGGAAAGGAAGTTCAAGATCTAGTATTATGTAGAAATTTCTGCTAACTATCCTTAATAAGTTTTTTTTCGCTTTATTTTATCCCTAGCGGCAGGTAGAGTTATCCTTGATGCGCTTAGCTGCTATCTTGTTCTGCAAAGGCTTAGTTTGCTAAGTATCCATGTGTGTTGAAGCGCTGAAAATTCATTCAACTTTATTGATTTGATTCCTCACCATAGCAATGACTACCTTCACTTTCTTGATAAGTCATACACCAACTACGCCTCAATCCCAAGCAAATTGGGGTTCGCTACCTTCTTGATAAGTCATCCTCACTAATAAACCACAGAAAACTTATTACTGCCTTAATAGGTGAAAAATGCATTACCTAAGAGCTAACACAAACATACTGCAAATGCAAGCTAAAGACATGTCGGATAAGGAATTTCTTCTCCCTGTTCTggttttcttttcattctttcaaTTCCTTTTATTTTCATGATATAGTGCTACCAACCTTTTATGTACCTGCCTCCCTCTTTCTGCCCCTTTTTTCTTCTCTCCTGTCATAGCCAAATCAAGAAGTTTTATCCTTTcctatttttatcaaaaataaattCCAAAAGATTCCTAAACTCTTTTCAGTACTTCCAGATCAACTTTTAATTTTTAACTGTATTTGTTCCTTGAATCATATCAATAGAGCAAAGGATGACTTTCTAGTTCCAATATAATAGATTGGCAAGTCTTTCTGAGGCCACGGACCCCCTTCCTCTGAACTTTAATCCAGTTAATCCTTAGGAACTCTTTCTGTTCAGAGTCAAAATCCTCCTCCTCAAGCATCCTTCTTTGAGTCCTCCAAATCGTGTGTTGCAGCCATTAGCTGGAACTTCTTCCCCCTTAGCACTTTTATTATATCATTTTGCTTAGAGAAGCTTCCATTATGTTGTCTAGGAGCAGAAGAAAAAATTCTTAATACCATCGCGTTTTAGAGGCAAGCAGTAATTATCTAAAAAAGTTattcaattcttctcttttttgcctGTCTGAATGATCATTTTCTCAGTTAGACATAGTTACACTGGCTAAAATGTCAGAGAAACTGTGCAAAGTGGCATTCCAAGTACTTCCCGTGTAAATATTTGTGTCTTTAAATCAAGTATCATTATTTTTTGGTTGGATTATGTATTTTTCCTTCCGCAGTGTGAAATTTTCTTCGAAAAGTTTAAGTTTCTTCTGGTTTTCACCATGAACAGTGGCCTGAAAGAGCAAACGAACCAAGTCAAGCAGAAATTGTTAAAGAGTTATTAGGAGCCCGAGAGGCCATGCTTGGAATCAGGTATT encodes the following:
- the LOC104216953 gene encoding phosphomevalonate kinase, peroxisomal-like, whose protein sequence is MAVVASAPGKVLMTGGYLVLERPNAGIVLSTNARFYAIVKPLYEEIKPESWAWAWADVKLTSPQMARETMYKLSLKHLKLQAVSSSESRNPFVEHAVEYAIAAAHATFDKDKKDILHKLLLRGLDITILGCNEFYSYRNQIEARGLPLTPESLASLPPFTSITFNAKDSIGENRKPEVAKTGLGSSAAMTTAVVAALLHYLGVVNLSSFTEDQYHGRKDASNLDIVHVIAQTAHCIAQGKVGSGFDVSSAVYGSQRYVRFSPEVLSSAQNAGMATPLTEVIDDVLKAKWDHERTKFSLPPLMTLLLGEPGSGGSSTPSMVGAVKRWQKSDPQSSLETWRKLSEGNSALEMHLNTLCKLAERNYNVYECVINACSLLTAEKWPERANEPSQAEIVKELLGAREAMLGIRYYMRKMGEAAGIPIEPESQTHLLDTTMSMEGVLLAGVPGAGGFDAVFAVTLGASSKNVTKAWSSLNVLAMLVTEDPRGVSLEDNDPRAKEITAAVSAIQLQS